The following DNA comes from Gottschalkia purinilytica.
TGTTGATATATTCTATCACCATATCACTCCTGTTCTACATTACCTAGCACGATTTTCATGTATACACATTTTATTACTATACACTAACTTGTCCTTTTAGTAAAATCCCTCTGATCTTCATAATATATTAAATACATCATTATACACAATAATGTTCTAAAATATTAGAATATCCTCAAAATCCATTTATTCCTTTAGATTTACCCAATCATTAAAATAATGCTAGAATTATCTTTTCCAAGATTATTTGTCAAATGGTTTATCATCCCACTACTTGTCCAATATCTATATAAGCAAATTCAATCTATTCATATTTTAACTATATTAGTTAAGTTGTTATCAAAGTTCTACAGATACCTATTTTTCGTAACAAACATACTCTATGTAAAAAATAAGTTGTTTGAATGTAATCATTAATTATTCTATAGTCTATATTATAATACTTTTTTGTCATAGTTTTGTAACTAAAAGGACAGGAGATATTACTATTATACGTTATCTCCTGCTCTTATCTAAAAAATCCTCTTGTTTCTTGTATATTTGAGCTAATATATAGATTTTTCACTTTCTTTGTCATATAAATGTATTCTATCCATGTCAAATACAAGTTTTATGTCTCTAGATTCATATTATATCTTCTTGAATCTACTCTAAAAGTAAAGCTTTTTCAATCAATGCTTACATATAAGTAACTTTCTGAATTCATAATTTCTATAACTGCCATATTAGCTATTATGTTATTGTTTTAAGTACCTTCTGTTGATTTTTCACATTCTAAAAATTCAGATAAGACCATAAATTCTTTATCTTTATTTGTAAATTAAGGTTATTTACTGCTGTCATATATCTTATACATATTTTTAATTTTAAGCCCAAACACTAGAATTCCTCCTAGCTATCATTTTATGTAATAATTTTACTACAATATATAAACTATTACTATTATCAAATACCATAATCTTTAGTATAATTACTATAGTATATTTTACAAAAAAGTGGAGGTATAGTTATGGATAAAAATACTTTAAGAAAAGAAATATTATCACAAAGAAAAGCTATGTCGTTGGAAGAAGTAAATAAAAAAAGTGATCAAGTTACAGATTTATTACTTTCATCTGAATATTATAAAAATGCAAAAAACATAATGGCTTATATAGATTTTAGAAATGAGGTCAAAACAGAAAGACTAATAAAAACAGCTTTGAAAGACAAAAAAAATATTATAATTCCTATAAGTGTAGTAGAAACTAGACAACTTATCCTATCTCAGCTATTAGATTATGATAATGAGCTTGAATCTGGTACATATGGCATACTAGAGCCCAAAAAAGAATTCATAAGAGAAGTTGAACCTAGTTGTATAGACTTAGTTTTGATTCCTGGAGTAGCTTTTGATAGAAGAGGTTTTAGAATAGGATATGGAGCTGGATACTATGACAGATTCCTTGAAAAAGTTGATAAATCTGCTCCTAAAATAGCCTTATCATTTGAGTTACAAATGGTATCTAATGCTTTTGAAGGTCCTCATGATTTTCCAGTTGATTCTATTATTACTGAAAATGAGGTAATAATTTGTAAAAGATAAAATGAAACAGCTTCCTGTACATAGGAAGCTGTTCCATTTACTTTATGAATAATTATATTTAAAGTAAATTTTTATTTTTTATACTTTCAATATTTAAGTTATATTTTAATTTAACTTTTATCAGATTTAGCATACTTATTAAGTTTTCTTTGTATAAAGTAACTAATTGTACCAACTGGAAACTTTTCATTTTCATCTTTTTTCCCATATGGTATTCCTGTTAATATTTCAATTCCTTCATCAATAGTTTTTATTGCATATATACTGAACTTACCTTGCCTTACGGCTTTTATAACTTCATCACTTAGCATAAGATTTTCTATATTTTGATAAGGAATTATTA
Coding sequences within:
- a CDS encoding 5-formyltetrahydrofolate cyclo-ligase: MDKNTLRKEILSQRKAMSLEEVNKKSDQVTDLLLSSEYYKNAKNIMAYIDFRNEVKTERLIKTALKDKKNIIIPISVVETRQLILSQLLDYDNELESGTYGILEPKKEFIREVEPSCIDLVLIPGVAFDRRGFRIGYGAGYYDRFLEKVDKSAPKIALSFELQMVSNAFEGPHDFPVDSIITENEVIICKR